The following coding sequences lie in one Pseudomonas svalbardensis genomic window:
- a CDS encoding LexA family protein — translation MSVTILGPLAAGGVQLPFYSFKVPAGFPSPAADHLEQHISIDELLDIRAPHIYLVRIEGHSMEGTGIFDGDMAVVDRSITAEHGHIVIAAVNCEPVCKRLCKRGSDIILMSENAGYPPRYILEGDELIIWGVVTFSVRAHDPKA, via the coding sequence ATGAGCGTCACCATCCTCGGCCCACTTGCAGCAGGGGGAGTCCAGCTCCCGTTTTACTCGTTCAAAGTCCCTGCGGGATTTCCATCGCCGGCTGCGGATCACCTTGAGCAACATATTTCCATCGACGAGCTTCTGGACATTCGAGCACCGCATATCTACCTGGTGCGCATCGAAGGCCACAGCATGGAAGGCACCGGGATCTTCGATGGCGACATGGCTGTGGTTGATCGCTCGATCACCGCTGAACACGGCCACATCGTGATTGCGGCTGTGAACTGCGAGCCGGTCTGCAAGCGCCTTTGCAAGCGAGGCTCAGACATCATCCTAATGTCCGAGAATGCAGGTTACCCGCCTCGATATATCCTCGAAGGTGATGAATTGATTATCTGGGGAGTGGTTACATTTAGCGTGCGTGCCCATGATCCGAAAGCCTGA
- a CDS encoding DUF6957 family protein, translating to MVTLDEIARLLYGTEGETSGWNGSQEDLISFAGKLFPGKAYCVVRQWILIDLTVTSVEKEELTLLGLIPATLYAHEVVLDSRGRFQPKMWVRSNFGVSFIYGCMFETKNTVYLLWGSGQRKEATVGAAFSMSAG from the coding sequence ATGGTCACGTTGGATGAAATCGCTCGGCTCCTCTACGGTACCGAAGGGGAGACTTCGGGCTGGAATGGCTCTCAAGAGGACTTGATTTCCTTCGCGGGAAAGCTTTTCCCCGGCAAAGCGTACTGCGTCGTGCGGCAGTGGATCTTGATCGACCTCACTGTGACATCGGTGGAAAAGGAAGAGCTGACGTTACTCGGCCTGATTCCCGCGACGCTGTACGCCCACGAAGTTGTCCTGGACAGCAGGGGCCGCTTTCAACCCAAGATGTGGGTGCGGAGCAATTTCGGAGTGTCTTTCATTTACGGCTGCATGTTTGAAACCAAAAATACCGTCTACCTTTTGTGGGGTTCAGGCCAGAGAAAAGAGGCGACTGTAGGTGCTGCTTTTTCGATGTCGGCTGGGTAA
- the umuC gene encoding translesion error-prone DNA polymerase V subunit UmuC → MRKPDPVFALIDCNSFYASCERVFRPDLAKTPIVVLSNNDGCVIARSADSKPFVKMGEPYFQIKHKLKQHGIVAFSSNYALYGDISERVMSVVESLVPAVEVYSIDEAFADLAGVPGDLEALGRRIRAQVYQSTGIPVGVGIAGTKTLSKLANHAAKKWQAQSGGVVDLRDQVKRDWVLKKCSVSDVWGVGRKMTLHLEGMGIKSAWDLSKTDPWTLRKKFSVVIEKTARELAGTPCLELDEPDPPKQEICCSRMFGKRLTEIAPIKEAVASYMMRATEKLRAQQSLCKKIRVSVRTGMFNPEEAKYANGVLVELPYPTDDVRLMTKAAVDAVDRVFRPGFKYSKAEVLLLNLCQKGEYTDDLFSVSQPVATEKVMSVLDSINERWGRGTLRLASVPTNPDWGMRREMMSQSFTTRVDQLWTVYCK, encoded by the coding sequence ATCCGAAAGCCTGATCCTGTCTTCGCGCTGATCGACTGCAATAGCTTCTACGCGAGCTGTGAGCGGGTATTCCGTCCTGACCTGGCCAAGACCCCTATCGTGGTGTTATCGAACAACGACGGCTGCGTAATCGCTCGGAGCGCGGACAGCAAACCTTTCGTGAAAATGGGTGAGCCGTACTTCCAGATCAAGCACAAGCTTAAGCAGCACGGCATCGTTGCGTTCTCTTCGAACTATGCGCTGTACGGCGATATAAGCGAGCGCGTGATGAGTGTTGTAGAGTCGCTGGTTCCTGCTGTCGAGGTCTACAGCATTGATGAGGCCTTCGCAGACTTGGCCGGTGTGCCAGGGGATCTCGAAGCGCTGGGACGTCGGATCCGAGCACAGGTGTATCAAAGCACCGGCATTCCGGTCGGTGTTGGCATTGCCGGTACCAAAACCCTGAGCAAACTCGCCAACCACGCAGCAAAAAAATGGCAGGCGCAGAGTGGCGGTGTCGTTGATCTACGTGACCAGGTTAAGCGCGACTGGGTGCTTAAGAAATGCTCGGTCTCGGACGTCTGGGGTGTAGGTCGGAAGATGACTCTTCACTTGGAAGGTATGGGCATCAAGTCCGCTTGGGATCTCTCCAAAACCGATCCCTGGACTTTGCGCAAAAAATTCAGCGTAGTGATTGAGAAGACGGCGCGCGAGCTCGCGGGAACGCCATGTCTTGAGCTCGACGAACCTGATCCACCCAAGCAGGAAATTTGTTGTTCTCGCATGTTTGGCAAGCGCCTCACAGAGATCGCACCGATTAAGGAGGCGGTTGCTTCCTACATGATGCGAGCAACTGAAAAGCTCCGTGCGCAGCAATCGCTGTGCAAGAAAATCAGGGTCAGTGTTCGCACTGGAATGTTCAATCCCGAGGAAGCAAAGTACGCCAATGGTGTTCTGGTTGAGTTGCCGTATCCCACTGATGATGTTCGATTGATGACCAAGGCAGCAGTGGACGCTGTTGATCGTGTGTTCAGACCTGGGTTCAAGTACAGCAAGGCTGAGGTACTCCTGCTCAACCTTTGCCAAAAAGGTGAGTACACCGATGACCTGTTTTCAGTTTCCCAGCCGGTCGCCACTGAGAAAGTCATGAGCGTGCTGGATTCCATCAATGAGCGATGGGGTAGGGGAACGCTGCGCTTGGCGAGTGTGCCGACCAATCCTGATTGGGGGATGCGTCGGGAGATGATGAGTCAGAGCTTTACGACGCGGGTTGATCAGCTGTGGACGGTGTACTGTAAATAG